In Streptomyces capitiformicae, one genomic interval encodes:
- a CDS encoding ATP-binding SpoIIE family protein phosphatase, whose product MDRGTDTGATTGAGAGDGTAEHAAVGRIPLAVVVVDRGGLVSHWSSGARRLFGATKDDAVGRPVLDLLPVSGALPEEDETPRFGAYGPYDGPGHDLESSLDGQLSYPAAGRARITVPGRERVDVLWWGYPLVVPGPERLLVLAADAEALRRGDDEADVAMERIAPGFALHTDFPGAEELARRLPEILPSMSVGESTRIVAQVLELGYPVLEFSQNDRVPVTPDWGVARRTERQARRERAARAVAEGLPVPEDLEDERQDLEHAAVRERLEFLNEVSGRIGTSLDLSRTIIEVSKAVVPRFTDVAGTYLREQVVAGEGFPDGVPDTTTMWHRVAVEHTDEPGRWDDVVPVGEAMPFPAHTPFFQCMTTGEPVLVPRISEQMGHAIAAQFEKRDIRPLITGRSMLVVPLKARHVVLGFMILLRHPEREVFNDMDRVTGAELAARAGLVLDNARMYTYQENVAETLQDSMLPTIADRMTGCDIATRYLPGTLLGRVGGDWFDSVKLPGARTALVVGDVMGHGLNSAAMMGQLRTAVQTMAALDLPPAQLLRNLDDLAQRLGEHYLATCLYAVYDPIASELHIANAGHIPPVLVRAEDGRSELLDLPTGAPIGVGGVPFEAVRVRVEPGDRLVMCTDGLVEVRGEDIGMGLAALCESAAHPAASMDDACDTVIRALAATFSTAGRGDRKDDVALLMARLNGIEPEDVAEWRLSPDPIEVGRARAVVREQLCVWGLQSLTDTTELLVGELVTNAVRHARGHRVELRLVRGDTLLCEVYDEDHTLPTLLSAGPTDEFGRGLRVLSTLAREWGTSRTGGGKTVWFELTLPRRR is encoded by the coding sequence ATGGACCGTGGCACCGACACGGGCGCGACAACCGGCGCCGGAGCCGGTGACGGCACGGCGGAGCACGCCGCGGTCGGCCGCATCCCCCTTGCCGTGGTCGTCGTCGACCGCGGTGGACTCGTGTCGCACTGGAGCAGCGGCGCCCGGCGGCTCTTCGGCGCCACGAAGGACGACGCGGTGGGCCGCCCCGTCCTGGACCTGCTGCCCGTCTCCGGCGCCCTCCCCGAGGAGGACGAGACCCCGCGGTTCGGGGCGTACGGCCCGTACGACGGACCCGGCCACGACCTGGAGAGCTCCCTCGACGGACAGCTCTCCTACCCGGCGGCCGGCCGGGCCCGGATCACCGTGCCCGGGCGTGAGCGCGTGGACGTCCTGTGGTGGGGCTATCCGCTCGTCGTCCCCGGCCCGGAGCGCCTGCTCGTGCTGGCCGCCGACGCCGAGGCGCTGCGCCGGGGAGACGACGAGGCGGACGTCGCCATGGAGCGCATCGCGCCCGGCTTCGCCCTGCACACCGACTTCCCCGGCGCCGAGGAACTCGCCCGCCGCCTGCCCGAGATCCTGCCCAGCATGAGCGTCGGCGAGAGCACTCGCATCGTCGCGCAGGTACTCGAACTGGGCTATCCGGTACTGGAGTTCAGCCAGAACGACCGGGTGCCCGTCACCCCCGACTGGGGCGTGGCCCGGCGCACCGAGCGGCAGGCGCGCCGGGAGCGCGCGGCGCGCGCCGTCGCCGAAGGGCTGCCGGTACCGGAGGACCTGGAGGACGAGCGCCAGGACCTCGAACACGCCGCCGTACGTGAGCGCCTGGAGTTCCTCAACGAGGTGAGCGGACGCATCGGCACCTCCCTCGACCTCTCCCGGACCATCATCGAGGTCAGCAAGGCGGTCGTGCCCCGCTTCACGGACGTGGCCGGCACCTATCTGCGCGAGCAGGTCGTCGCCGGTGAGGGCTTCCCCGACGGGGTCCCGGACACCACCACCATGTGGCACCGGGTCGCCGTCGAGCACACGGACGAGCCCGGCCGCTGGGACGACGTCGTCCCGGTCGGCGAGGCCATGCCCTTCCCGGCACACACCCCGTTCTTCCAGTGCATGACCACCGGCGAGCCCGTGCTCGTGCCGCGCATCAGCGAGCAGATGGGGCACGCGATCGCCGCGCAGTTCGAGAAGCGCGACATCCGGCCGCTGATCACGGGCCGCTCCATGCTGGTCGTGCCGCTCAAGGCCCGCCACGTGGTGCTCGGCTTCATGATCCTGCTGCGCCACCCGGAGCGCGAGGTCTTCAACGACATGGACCGCGTCACCGGCGCCGAACTCGCCGCCCGCGCGGGCCTCGTCCTCGACAACGCGCGCATGTACACCTACCAGGAGAACGTCGCCGAGACGCTCCAGGACAGCATGCTGCCCACCATCGCGGACCGGATGACGGGCTGCGACATCGCCACCCGCTACCTCCCGGGCACCCTGCTCGGACGCGTCGGAGGCGACTGGTTCGACTCGGTGAAGCTGCCGGGCGCCCGGACCGCCCTCGTCGTCGGCGACGTCATGGGGCACGGCCTCAACTCGGCCGCGATGATGGGCCAGTTGCGCACCGCCGTGCAGACCATGGCCGCCCTCGACCTGCCGCCCGCTCAACTCCTGCGCAACCTCGACGACCTCGCCCAACGCCTCGGCGAGCACTACCTGGCGACCTGCCTGTACGCCGTCTACGACCCCATAGCGAGCGAGCTGCACATCGCCAACGCCGGCCACATACCACCCGTGCTGGTCCGCGCGGAGGACGGCCGCAGCGAGCTGCTCGACCTGCCCACGGGCGCGCCCATCGGCGTCGGCGGGGTGCCCTTCGAGGCGGTACGCGTGCGGGTGGAACCCGGCGACCGGCTGGTGATGTGCACCGACGGTCTCGTGGAGGTGCGCGGCGAGGACATCGGGATGGGCCTCGCGGCCCTCTGCGAGTCGGCCGCCCATCCCGCGGCCTCCATGGACGACGCCTGCGACACCGTGATCCGCGCCCTCGCCGCGACCTTTTCCACAGCGGGCCGCGGGGATCGCAAGGACGATGTGGCCCTGCTCATGGCCCGTCTCAACGGCATCGAGCCGGAGGACGTCGCCGAGTGGCGGCTCTCCCCCGACCCGATCGAGGTCGGCCGGGCCCGTGCCGTCGTCCGCGAACAGCTCTGCGTCTGGGGGCTTCAGTCGCTCACGGACACCACCGAACTGCTGGTCGGTGAGCTCGTCACCAACGCCGTACGCCATGCGCGTGGCCACCGCGTCGAACTGCGGCTCGTGCGCGGCGACACGCTGCTGTGCGAGGTCTACGACGAGGACCACACCCTGCCGACGCTGCTCAGCGCGGGCCCCACCGACGAGTTCGGGCGAGGGCTGCGGGTGCTGAGCACGCTGGCGCGGGAGTGGGGCACCAGCCGGACGGGCGGCGGCAAGACCGTGTGGTTCGAGCTGACGCTGCCGCGACGCCGCTGA
- a CDS encoding class I SAM-dependent methyltransferase encodes MSVTSRYKEAWEGFWREAPQEAGAVFWDAEPERTVGVHLALFEPYLTAPGLPLVDLGCGNGTQTRFLADRFARVIGADLSVAALDHARRADVDHRAEYRLLDAAEKTETEALHTELGDTNVYLRGVLHQCEPDDRQRLVDTVATLVGERGRACLVELAEAAKPVLMGLAQSPSGPPAKLAPIFRHGIAPGEVTDEAIPQYLRAAGLTVLSGGELPLITTEYTPEGTRIELPSKWYVAGRTA; translated from the coding sequence ATGAGCGTGACGAGTCGGTACAAGGAGGCCTGGGAAGGGTTCTGGCGGGAGGCGCCCCAGGAAGCGGGTGCCGTCTTCTGGGACGCCGAGCCCGAGCGGACCGTGGGCGTCCATCTCGCCCTGTTCGAACCGTACTTGACGGCCCCCGGGCTGCCGCTGGTGGACCTGGGCTGCGGCAACGGCACCCAGACCCGGTTCCTGGCGGACCGTTTCGCCCGGGTGATCGGCGCCGATCTGTCGGTCGCCGCCCTCGACCACGCCCGGCGCGCCGACGTCGACCACCGGGCGGAGTACCGGCTCCTTGACGCGGCGGAGAAGACCGAGACCGAGGCACTGCACACGGAACTCGGCGACACCAACGTCTATCTGCGGGGCGTCCTGCACCAGTGCGAGCCCGACGACCGGCAGCGCCTCGTCGACACCGTCGCCACGCTGGTGGGGGAGCGCGGCCGGGCCTGCCTGGTCGAACTCGCCGAGGCCGCGAAGCCCGTGCTCATGGGCCTGGCGCAGAGTCCCTCCGGCCCACCGGCCAAGCTCGCCCCCATCTTCCGCCACGGCATCGCCCCCGGCGAGGTCACCGACGAAGCGATCCCGCAGTACCTGCGTGCGGCCGGGCTCACCGTCCTCAGCGGCGGTGAACTGCCGCTGATCACCACCGAGTACACGCCCGAGGGCACCCGGATCGAGCTGCCGTCGAAGTGGTACGTGGCGGGGCGTACGGCCTGA
- the meaB gene encoding methylmalonyl Co-A mutase-associated GTPase MeaB, which produces MMDLDAYVKGVLDGKRAIVARAITLVESTRPGHRSLAQELLTELLPHSGRARRIGVSGVPGVGKSTFIDAFGTMLTSLGHRVAVLAVDPSSSRTGGSILGDKTRMERLAVDPAAFIRPSPTAGTLGGVAKATRESIVVMEAAGYDVILVETVGVGQSETAVANMVDSFLLLTLARTGDQLQGIKKGVLELADVIAVNKADGPHERDARAAARELSGALRLMHGKDAAWTPPVLHCSARESTGLDTVWDRLEQHRALLDSTGRLTAKRREQQIDWTWTMVRDELLGRLHADPAVRALAPGLEQQVRDGELTATLAAERILEAFGDAAH; this is translated from the coding sequence GTGATGGACCTCGACGCGTATGTGAAGGGTGTACTCGACGGGAAACGGGCGATCGTCGCGCGCGCCATCACGCTCGTCGAGTCCACCCGGCCCGGGCACCGGTCGCTGGCCCAGGAGTTGCTGACCGAGCTGCTTCCGCACAGCGGCCGGGCGCGGCGGATCGGTGTCAGCGGGGTGCCCGGCGTGGGCAAGTCGACGTTCATCGACGCGTTCGGCACGATGCTCACCTCGCTCGGGCACCGGGTGGCGGTGCTCGCCGTCGACCCGTCCTCCAGCCGGACGGGCGGGTCGATCCTGGGCGACAAGACGCGCATGGAACGCCTGGCCGTCGATCCGGCCGCGTTCATCCGGCCCTCCCCCACCGCGGGCACCCTGGGCGGGGTCGCGAAGGCGACACGCGAGTCGATCGTGGTGATGGAGGCGGCCGGCTACGACGTGATCCTCGTCGAGACGGTCGGCGTCGGCCAGTCCGAGACGGCGGTCGCGAACATGGTCGACTCCTTCCTCCTCCTCACCCTCGCCCGCACCGGCGACCAGCTCCAGGGCATCAAGAAGGGCGTCCTGGAACTGGCCGACGTCATCGCCGTCAACAAGGCGGACGGCCCGCACGAGCGCGACGCCCGTGCCGCCGCCCGCGAACTCTCCGGCGCCCTGCGGCTGATGCACGGCAAGGACGCCGCCTGGACCCCGCCCGTCCTGCACTGCAGCGCCCGCGAGTCCACCGGCCTCGACACCGTCTGGGACCGCCTCGAACAACACCGCGCCCTCCTGGACTCCACCGGCCGCCTCACCGCCAAGCGCCGCGAGCAGCAGATCGACTGGACCTGGACCATGGTCCGCGACGAACTCCTGGGCCGCCTGCACGCCGACCCGGCCGTACGAGCCCTCGCGCCGGGCCTGGAACAGCAGGTCAGGGACGGGGAGTTGACGGCGACACTGGCCGCCGAACGCATCCTGGAGGCGTTCGGCGACGCGGCGCACTGA
- the scpA gene encoding methylmalonyl-CoA mutase has product MPIPDFSGIELGTPSPAAGTDEWRTAVKRATDGDDPLWETPEGIPVKPLYTGQDLEGLDFLGTYPGIAPYLRGPYPTMYVNQPWTIRQYAGFSTAEESNAFYRRNLAAGQKGLSVAFDLPTHRGYDSDHPRVTGDVGMAGVAIDSIYDMRQLFDGIPLDKMTVSMTMNGAVLPVLALYIVAAEEQGVPASMLAGTIQNDILKEFMVRNTYIYPPKPSMRIISDIFAFTSQRMPRYNSISISGYHIQEAGATADLELAYTLADGVEYIRAGREAGLDVDAFAPRLSFFWAIGMNFFMEIAKLRAARLLWAKLVKQFDPKNTKSLSLRTHSQTSGWSLTAQDVFNNVTRTCVEAMAATQGHTQSLHTNALDEALALPTDFSARIARNTQLLIQQESGTTRVIDPWGGSAYVEKLTYDLARRAWQHIQEVEQAGGMAQAIDAGIPKLRVEEAAARTQARIDSGRQPVIGVNKYRVDSDEAIEVLKVDNSSVRTQQIEKLRRLREERDETACRDALDALTRAADGEGNLLELAVNAARAKATVGEISDALEKVYGRHASQIRTISGVYRNEAGESPSVERTRTLVDAFGEAEGRRPRILVAKMGQDGHDRGQKVIATAFADLGFDVDVGPLFQTPAEVARQAVEADVHIVGVSSLAAGHLTLVPALREELAAEGREDIMIVVGGVIPPQDVPTLLEMGAAAVFPPGTVIPDAAYDLVERLSADLGHER; this is encoded by the coding sequence ATGCCCATCCCCGACTTCTCCGGGATCGAGCTCGGAACCCCGTCCCCCGCCGCCGGCACCGACGAGTGGCGTACGGCGGTCAAGCGGGCCACCGATGGGGACGACCCGCTCTGGGAGACCCCGGAGGGCATCCCGGTCAAGCCGCTGTACACCGGGCAGGACCTGGAGGGCCTGGACTTCCTCGGCACCTACCCGGGCATCGCCCCGTATCTGCGCGGCCCCTACCCGACGATGTACGTCAACCAGCCGTGGACGATCCGCCAGTACGCGGGGTTCTCCACGGCCGAGGAGTCGAACGCCTTCTACCGCCGCAATCTGGCGGCCGGTCAGAAGGGCCTGTCCGTCGCCTTCGACCTGCCCACCCACCGCGGTTACGACAGCGACCATCCACGCGTGACCGGTGACGTCGGCATGGCGGGCGTGGCGATCGACTCGATCTACGACATGCGGCAGCTGTTCGACGGCATCCCTCTGGACAAGATGACCGTGTCGATGACGATGAACGGCGCCGTGCTGCCGGTGCTGGCGCTCTACATCGTGGCGGCCGAGGAGCAGGGCGTACCGGCTTCGATGCTGGCGGGGACCATCCAGAACGACATCCTCAAGGAGTTCATGGTCCGCAACACCTATATCTATCCGCCGAAGCCGTCGATGCGGATCATCTCCGACATCTTCGCCTTCACCTCCCAGCGGATGCCCCGCTACAACTCCATCTCCATCTCCGGCTACCACATCCAGGAAGCGGGTGCGACGGCCGACCTGGAGCTGGCGTACACGCTCGCGGACGGCGTGGAGTACATCCGGGCGGGCCGCGAGGCAGGGCTGGACGTGGACGCGTTCGCACCCCGGCTCTCGTTCTTCTGGGCGATCGGCATGAACTTCTTCATGGAGATCGCCAAGCTGCGGGCGGCCCGGCTGCTGTGGGCGAAGCTGGTCAAGCAGTTCGACCCGAAGAACACCAAGTCCCTTTCGCTGCGCACCCATTCGCAGACGTCGGGCTGGTCGCTGACCGCGCAGGACGTGTTCAACAACGTGACCCGTACGTGTGTGGAGGCGATGGCGGCCACCCAGGGCCACACCCAGTCGCTGCACACCAACGCCCTCGACGAGGCGCTCGCGCTGCCCACCGACTTCTCGGCGCGTATCGCCCGCAACACCCAGCTGCTCATCCAGCAGGAGTCCGGCACGACCAGGGTCATCGACCCGTGGGGCGGCAGCGCGTATGTGGAGAAGCTGACGTACGACCTCGCGCGGCGGGCCTGGCAGCACATCCAGGAGGTCGAGCAGGCGGGCGGCATGGCGCAGGCCATCGACGCCGGTATCCCGAAGCTGCGGGTGGAGGAGGCGGCGGCGCGCACGCAGGCGCGGATCGACTCCGGTCGGCAGCCGGTGATCGGCGTGAACAAGTACCGGGTGGACAGCGACGAGGCGATCGAGGTCCTCAAGGTCGACAACTCCTCCGTGCGCACCCAGCAGATCGAGAAGCTGCGGCGGCTGCGCGAAGAGCGGGACGAGACCGCCTGCCGCGACGCGCTGGACGCGCTCACCCGGGCGGCCGACGGCGAGGGCAACCTGCTGGAGCTCGCGGTGAACGCGGCCCGCGCGAAGGCGACGGTCGGGGAGATCTCGGACGCCCTGGAGAAGGTGTACGGGCGGCACGCGAGCCAGATCCGTACGATCTCCGGCGTGTACCGCAACGAAGCAGGCGAGTCCCCGTCGGTGGAGCGCACCCGGACGCTGGTGGACGCCTTCGGCGAGGCCGAGGGGCGTCGGCCGCGCATCCTGGTCGCCAAGATGGGTCAGGACGGCCACGACCGGGGCCAGAAGGTCATCGCCACCGCCTTCGCCGACCTCGGCTTCGACGTCGATGTCGGCCCGCTCTTCCAGACTCCGGCCGAGGTGGCCCGTCAGGCCGTCGAGGCGGACGTGCACATCGTGGGCGTCTCGTCGCTGGCCGCCGGACACCTCACCCTCGTACCGGCACTGCGCGAGGAGCTGGCGGCGGAGGGCCGGGAGGACATCATGATCGTCGTCGGTGGGGTGATCCCGCCGCAGGACGTGCCCACCCTGCTGGAGATGGGCGCGGCGGCCGTGTTCCCGCCCGGCACGGTGATCCCGGACGCGGCGTACGACCTCGTCGAGCGGCTGTCGGCCGACCTCGGGCACGAACGGTGA
- a CDS encoding methylmalonyl-CoA mutase family protein, which yields MTVLPDDGLSLAAEFPDATLEQWQRLVAGVLRKAGKDVSDTAAGEALTTALEDGLHVRPLYNALDLVPDPGVPGFAPFVRGSRPEGNTPVGWDIRQQHSAVDGDAVLADLENGVTSLWLVLGEGGIPVSSLGRALDGVLLDLAPVVLDAGREVEPAARELLRLYEERGVPKSAARGNLGADPLGHEARTGERLDFAPVTGLARLCADEYAGVRGLTVDALPYHEAGGSAAQELGCSLATGVAYLRELTDAGLSVEQASAQLEFRYAATADQFLTIAKLRAARRLWARVTEVCGAPAGQVQHVVTSPVMMTRRDPWVNMLRTTVATLAAGAGGADSVTVLPFDHALGLPDAFARRIARNTSTILVEESHLSRVIDPAGGSWYVERLTDELAHAAWEFFQKIEGAGGQAEGLRSGRLGQDLADTWEARGTKLAKRREPITGVSEFPHLAEKPVERAPAPARPSGGLPRVRRDDAYEALRARSDAHLAATGLRPRIFLAALGPAAAHTARLTFASNLFQAGGIEPVTGGTFEDSGAVEVCLCSSDALYEEQAEAVAATLKAAGAGHVFLAGRPADYTGVDGYVFAGCDAVAVLSATLDRMGVS from the coding sequence ATGACGGTCCTGCCTGACGACGGGCTTTCCCTGGCCGCCGAGTTCCCGGACGCGACCCTTGAGCAGTGGCAGCGCCTTGTGGCGGGTGTGCTGCGCAAGGCGGGCAAGGACGTCTCGGACACGGCGGCGGGAGAGGCCCTCACCACCGCACTGGAAGACGGACTGCACGTCCGCCCCCTCTACAACGCGCTCGACCTCGTGCCCGACCCGGGTGTCCCCGGCTTCGCCCCGTTCGTACGCGGCAGCCGGCCCGAGGGGAACACCCCCGTCGGCTGGGACATCCGGCAGCAGCACTCCGCCGTCGACGGGGACGCCGTACTGGCGGACCTGGAGAACGGCGTCACCTCGCTGTGGCTGGTGCTCGGCGAGGGCGGCATCCCGGTGTCGTCGCTCGGCCGGGCCCTCGACGGCGTCCTTCTCGACCTGGCCCCCGTCGTCCTCGACGCCGGCCGCGAGGTCGAGCCCGCCGCAAGGGAACTGCTGCGGCTGTACGAGGAGCGCGGCGTCCCGAAGTCGGCGGCGCGCGGCAACCTGGGCGCTGACCCACTGGGCCATGAGGCCCGCACCGGCGAGCGGTTGGACTTCGCGCCCGTGACCGGCCTCGCGCGGCTGTGCGCCGACGAGTACGCCGGGGTGCGCGGGCTGACCGTGGACGCGCTGCCGTACCACGAGGCGGGCGGCTCGGCCGCGCAGGAGCTGGGCTGTTCGCTGGCGACCGGGGTGGCCTATCTGCGGGAGCTGACCGATGCCGGGCTGTCGGTCGAACAGGCCTCGGCCCAGCTGGAGTTCCGGTACGCGGCGACCGCCGACCAGTTCCTGACCATCGCCAAGCTGCGGGCGGCGCGCCGACTGTGGGCCCGGGTCACCGAAGTCTGCGGCGCCCCGGCCGGGCAGGTGCAGCACGTGGTGACCTCGCCGGTGATGATGACGCGCCGCGACCCCTGGGTGAACATGCTGCGCACGACCGTCGCCACGCTGGCCGCCGGGGCGGGCGGCGCCGACTCCGTCACCGTGCTGCCCTTCGACCACGCGCTGGGCCTGCCGGACGCCTTCGCCCGCCGTATCGCCCGCAACACCTCCACGATCCTCGTCGAGGAGTCCCATCTCTCCCGGGTCATCGACCCGGCGGGCGGCTCCTGGTACGTGGAACGCCTCACCGACGAACTCGCCCACGCCGCCTGGGAGTTCTTCCAGAAGATCGAGGGCGCCGGCGGCCAGGCGGAGGGCTTGCGCTCGGGCCGTCTGGGCCAGGACCTGGCCGACACCTGGGAGGCGCGCGGCACGAAACTCGCCAAGCGCCGTGAACCCATCACCGGTGTCAGCGAGTTCCCCCATCTCGCCGAGAAGCCGGTGGAACGCGCGCCGGCCCCCGCACGGCCCTCCGGCGGTCTGCCCCGCGTGCGGCGCGACGACGCGTACGAGGCACTGCGGGCCCGCTCCGACGCCCATCTCGCGGCGACCGGCTTGCGCCCGCGGATCTTCCTCGCCGCCCTCGGCCCCGCCGCCGCGCACACCGCCCGCCTCACGTTCGCCTCGAACCTCTTCCAGGCCGGCGGCATCGAACCCGTCACCGGGGGCACCTTCGAGGACAGCGGTGCCGTTGAGGTCTGCCTGTGCTCCAGCGACGCGCTGTACGAGGAGCAGGCGGAAGCCGTCGCCGCGACGTTGAAGGCGGCGGGCGCGGGGCATGTGTTCCTCGCCGGCCGCCCCGCCGACTACACCGGTGTCGACGGCTATGTCTTCGCCGGCTGCGACGCCGTCGCCGTACTGTCCGCCACCCTCGACCGTATGGGAGTGTCCTGA
- a CDS encoding M55 family metallopeptidase, with protein MKILISADMEGATGVTWPADVLPGTPQWERCRSMFTSDVNAAVLGFLDGGADEVLINEAHWTMRNLLLERLDERAQMLTGRHKALSMVEGVQHGDVDGIAFVGYHAGAGMEGVLAHTYLANSVTGVWVNDERASEGLLNAHVVAEFGVPVVLVTGDDVACVDALGYAPEALKVAVKDHVSRYAAVCRTPARTAADIRAAAKEAASLAVRHEPVSGGPFTVALEFDAEHLAMAATVVPGVARIGERKVAYTSPTMYEGIRTFKAVTTIVSAAVEEQYG; from the coding sequence ATGAAGATCCTCATCAGCGCGGACATGGAGGGCGCGACCGGCGTCACCTGGCCGGCCGATGTGCTGCCGGGTACGCCGCAGTGGGAGCGGTGCCGCTCGATGTTCACCTCGGACGTGAACGCCGCCGTGCTCGGGTTCCTCGACGGCGGCGCGGACGAGGTACTGATCAACGAGGCGCACTGGACGATGCGCAATCTGCTGCTGGAGCGGTTGGACGAGCGTGCGCAGATGCTCACCGGGCGGCACAAGGCGCTGTCCATGGTCGAGGGGGTCCAGCACGGGGACGTGGACGGGATCGCGTTCGTCGGGTATCACGCGGGCGCCGGCATGGAGGGCGTCCTTGCCCACACCTATCTCGCGAACTCCGTCACCGGGGTGTGGGTCAACGACGAGCGGGCGAGCGAGGGGCTGCTGAACGCGCATGTCGTCGCCGAGTTCGGGGTACCGGTGGTGCTGGTCACCGGTGACGACGTGGCCTGCGTAGACGCGTTGGGGTACGCGCCCGAGGCGCTGAAGGTGGCGGTCAAGGACCATGTGTCGAGGTACGCGGCGGTGTGCCGCACCCCCGCGCGCACGGCCGCCGACATCCGCGCGGCGGCGAAGGAGGCCGCGTCGCTCGCGGTGCGTCACGAACCAGTCAGCGGAGGGCCGTTCACAGTGGCGCTGGAGTTCGACGCCGAGCATCTGGCGATGGCCGCGACCGTCGTTCCCGGCGTCGCCCGTATCGGGGAACGCAAGGTCGCGTACACCAGCCCGACCATGTACGAGGGAATCCGTACCTTCAAGGCGGTCACCACGATCGTCTCGGCCGCGGTGGAGGAGCAGTATGGGTGA
- a CDS encoding M20/M25/M40 family metallo-hydrolase, which translates to MGDSTREQVDEQALDEVVRFTSDLIRIDTTNRGGGDCRERPAAEYAAALLAEAGLEPTLLERTEGRTNVVARVEGTDPSADALLLHGHLDVVPARAEDWSVHPFSGEIRDDVVWGRGAVDMKNMDAMILAVVRHWAREGVRPRRDIVIAFTADEEASAEDGSGFLADEHPGLFEGCTEGVSESGAFTFHDGSGKQIYPIAAGERGTGWLRLTARGRAGHGSQVNRDNAVTRLAAAVARIGAHEWPVRLTPTVRAALTELAALYGIGTDLEDLQGLQDVDRLLDKLGPAAALVEPTVRNSTNPTMMDAGYKINVIPGEAVAYVDGRYLPGWEDEFRETLDLLTGPDVEWEYHHREVALQSPVDSVTYARMRAAVEEFAPEGHVVPFCMPGGTDAKQFSRLGITGYGFTPLRLPEGFDYGAMFHGVDERVPVEALHFGVRVLDRFLRAA; encoded by the coding sequence ATGGGTGACAGCACGCGAGAGCAGGTCGACGAGCAGGCGCTGGACGAGGTGGTCCGTTTCACCTCCGACCTCATCCGCATCGACACCACCAACCGCGGCGGCGGCGACTGCCGGGAGCGGCCGGCCGCCGAGTACGCCGCCGCCCTGCTGGCCGAGGCCGGGCTGGAGCCCACCCTGCTGGAGCGCACCGAGGGCCGTACGAACGTCGTCGCGCGTGTCGAGGGCACCGACCCGTCCGCCGACGCGCTGCTCCTCCACGGTCACCTGGACGTCGTGCCCGCGCGGGCGGAGGACTGGAGCGTGCACCCCTTCTCCGGGGAGATCCGCGACGACGTGGTCTGGGGCCGTGGCGCGGTCGACATGAAGAACATGGACGCGATGATCCTCGCGGTCGTACGGCACTGGGCGCGCGAGGGCGTACGGCCCCGCAGGGACATCGTGATCGCGTTCACCGCCGACGAGGAGGCGAGCGCCGAGGACGGCTCCGGATTCCTCGCCGACGAACACCCTGGCCTCTTCGAGGGCTGCACCGAGGGCGTCAGCGAGTCGGGGGCGTTCACCTTCCACGACGGCAGCGGCAAGCAGATCTACCCGATCGCCGCCGGGGAGCGCGGCACCGGCTGGCTGAGACTCACCGCGCGCGGCCGGGCGGGCCACGGCTCCCAGGTGAACCGGGACAACGCGGTGACCCGCCTGGCGGCGGCGGTCGCCCGCATCGGCGCGCACGAGTGGCCCGTCCGGCTCACCCCGACCGTGCGCGCCGCCCTCACCGAACTGGCCGCGTTGTACGGCATCGGCACCGACCTCGAAGACCTCCAAGGCCTCCAAGATGTCGACCGCCTGCTCGACAAGCTCGGCCCGGCCGCCGCCCTGGTCGAGCCGACCGTGCGCAACAGCACCAACCCGACCATGATGGATGCCGGTTACAAGATCAATGTGATCCCGGGGGAGGCCGTCGCGTACGTGGACGGCCGGTATCTGCCCGGCTGGGAGGACGAGTTCCGGGAGACCCTCGACCTGCTCACCGGGCCCGATGTGGAGTGGGAGTACCACCACCGCGAGGTGGCCCTCCAGTCGCCGGTGGACTCGGTGACATACGCGCGGATGCGGGCCGCGGTGGAGGAGTTCGCGCCCGAGGGACACGTCGTGCCGTTCTGCATGCCCGGCGGCACCGACGCCAAGCAGTTCTCACGCCTCGGCATCACCGGCTACGGCTTCACCCCGCTGAGGCTCCCCGAGGGCTTCGACTACGGCGCCATGTTCCACGGCGTCGACGAACGCGTCCCCGTCGAGGCCCTCCACTTCGGCGTTCGCGTTCTCGACCGTTTCCTGCGGGCCGCCTAG